The genomic segment TTGACCGATGATCCCGGTTCAGCGTTCGCCACGGTGTGGAGTTCGGTTGTCGCCGAGCTCAACGGCGACGGAACTGCGGACACGCGCCCCAGTAACGGCACTGGCGGCGACGCACCGCTCACTCCGCAACAGCGCGCGTGGCTGAAGTTGGTCCAACCACTCACGATCGCCGAAGGTTTCGCACTCCTGTCGGTTCCGAGCAGCTTCGTCCAGAACGAGATCGAACGTCATCTGCGAACCCAGATCGTCGACGCTCTGAGCCGTCGGCTCGGACAGCGGGTCGAGCTCGGGGTGCGAATCGCTCCGCCGGCCCTCGAGGAGGAGAACGAGCCCGCCGCCGCCGAGCCCGCGGTCGTCGACTCCGATCTCGACGAGGTCGACGAGGACCGCGAGGCACTGGCCAGTGCGCACGAGACGTGGCCAAGCTATTTCATCGAGCGGCCGCGCAGTAACCCGTCGGCCGAAGCACCCGGTATCAGCCTCAACCGCCGCTACACCTTCGACACCTTCGTCATCGGTGCCTCCAACCGGTTCGCACATGCCGCCGCCCTGGCCATCGCCGAAGCTCCGGCCCGCGCGTACAACCCGTTGTTCATCTGGGGTGAGTCCGGTCTCGGTAAGACGCACCTGCTCCATGCGGCCGGCAACTACGCGCAGCGGCTCTTCCCGGGCATGCGGGTGAAGTACGTCTCGACCGAAGAGTTCACCAACGACTTCATCAACTCCCTGCGCGACGACCGCAAGGTCGCGTTCAAACGCAGCTACCGCGACATCGATGTGCTGCTGGTCGACGACATCCAGTTCATCGAAGGCAAGGAAGGTATCCAGGAAGAGTTCTTCCATACCTTCAACACGCTCCACAACGCCAACAAGCAGATCGTGATCTCCTCCGACCGGCCGCCGAAACAGCTGGCCACACTTGAAGACCGGCTGCGCACCCGGTTCGAGTGGGGATTGATCACCGACGTTCAGCCGCCGGAGCTGGAAACCCGCATCGCCATCTTGCGGAAGAAGGCGCAGATGGAGCGGCTTGACGTTCCCGATGACGTCCTGGAACTGATCGCCAGCAGCATCGAGCGCAACATCCGCGAGCTCGAGGGCGCTCTGATCCGCGTCACCGCGTTCGCCTCATTGAACAAGACACCGATCGACAAGGCACTCGCCGAAATCGTGTTGCGGGATCTGATCGCCGACGCCGGCACGATGCAGATCAGTACCGCGGCCATCATGGCGGCCACCGCCGAGTACTTCGACACCACGGTCGAGGAATTGCGCGGGCCTGGCAAGACGCGCGCGCTGGCCCAATCGCGACAGATCGCCATGTATCTATGTCGCGAGCTCACCGACCTGTCACTGCCCAAGATCGGGCAGGCCTTCGGCCGCGATCACACCACGGTCATGTACGCGGAGAAGAAGATTCGCGGCGAAATGGCCCACCGGCGTGAGGTGTTCGATCACGTCAAGGAACTCACCACGCGGATCCGCCAGCGCTCCAAGCGCTGAAATCACTCTTTTCTGTCATCCGCGCCAAAAAACTTTGGCCACTGTCGTACCACTCGTCACACTCTTGACTTGTGCACACAGCTGTGGACAACACCTCACATCGTCGTGGAAGTACCGGAATGACAATGAACAACCATCGGCTGTGCACACCGGTCCTGTGATTCGCCGGCGTTCATGCACAGCTGGTGCACATGCGCTCACACGGCCGGAGCAGGCAATCGACGCTGTAGTCCACAGGTTGCACAGGCCCTATTACTATTGCCGTTATCTCTCTTCCATTTTCTTCTTTGAAGACAGCCTTGGGGAGTAGCCGCTCAACAGGACCTCCGGCTCGGTCTGGTGGTGCTCGTGTCACCCCGATCGATTAGCTTTCAAG from the Mycolicibacterium crocinum genome contains:
- the dnaA gene encoding chromosomal replication initiator protein DnaA, producing MTDDPGSAFATVWSSVVAELNGDGTADTRPSNGTGGDAPLTPQQRAWLKLVQPLTIAEGFALLSVPSSFVQNEIERHLRTQIVDALSRRLGQRVELGVRIAPPALEEENEPAAAEPAVVDSDLDEVDEDREALASAHETWPSYFIERPRSNPSAEAPGISLNRRYTFDTFVIGASNRFAHAAALAIAEAPARAYNPLFIWGESGLGKTHLLHAAGNYAQRLFPGMRVKYVSTEEFTNDFINSLRDDRKVAFKRSYRDIDVLLVDDIQFIEGKEGIQEEFFHTFNTLHNANKQIVISSDRPPKQLATLEDRLRTRFEWGLITDVQPPELETRIAILRKKAQMERLDVPDDVLELIASSIERNIRELEGALIRVTAFASLNKTPIDKALAEIVLRDLIADAGTMQISTAAIMAATAEYFDTTVEELRGPGKTRALAQSRQIAMYLCRELTDLSLPKIGQAFGRDHTTVMYAEKKIRGEMAHRREVFDHVKELTTRIRQRSKR